A window of the Plasmodium vinckei vinckei genome assembly, chromosome: PVVCY_08 genome harbors these coding sequences:
- a CDS encoding cGMP-dependent protein kinase, putative, with product MDDDEIIPKKNNERNKKKAIFSNEEFSGEDNLMEDHLELRDKLAEDIVTIKTSLKNNLVCSTLNENEILALSNYMQFFVFKSGDMAIKQGEKGSYFFIINSGKFDVYVNDKKVKTLTKGCSFGEAALIHNTQRSATIKAGTNGTLWGVQRSTFRATLKQLSNRNFNENRSFIDSVSVFDMLTEAQKNMITNACVIQNFKPGETIVKQGDYGDVLYILKDGKATVYINDEEIRVLEKGSYFGERALLYDEPRSATIIAKEVTSCASICRKLLNVVLGNLQVVLFRNIMTEALQQSEIFKQISPDQLNDLADTAIVRDYPANYNILHKDKIKSVKYIIVLEGKVELFLDDESIGILTRGMSFGDQYVLNQKQKFKHTLKSLEVCKIALITESCLADCLGNNNIDASIDYNNKKSIIKKMYIFRYLTDKQCNLLIEAFKTTRYEEGDYVIQEGEVGSRFYIIKTGEVEIVKNNKRLRTLGKNDYFGERALIYDEPRTASVISTVNNLECWYVDKSVFLQIIEGPMLAHLEERIKMQDTKVEMSELLTERIIGRGTFGIVKLVLHEPTKIRYALKCVSKKSIIELNQQNNIKLEREITAENDHPFIIRLVRTFKDSKYFYFLTELVTGGELYDAIRKLGLLSRSQAQFYLGSIILAIEYLHERNIVYRDLKPENILLDKQGYVKLIDFGCAKKIHGRSYTLVGTPHYMAPEVILGKGYGCTVDIWALGVCLYEFICGPLPFGNDQEDQLEIFRDILTGQLTFPDYVTDTDSINLIKRLLCRLPQGRIGCSINGFKDIKENPFFSDFDWDRLAGRSLEPPLISKSETYAEDIDVKQIEQEEEDNANAEIDDENWDIDF from the exons atggatgaTGATGAAATAATTCCAAAGAAAAA TAATGAAAGAAATAAGAAAAAGGCAATTTTTTCTAATGAAGAATTTTCAGGGGAGGATAATTTAATGGAG GACCACCTAGAATTGAGGGATAAATTGGCAGAAGATATCGTCACTATAAAAACTTCcctaaaaaataatcttGTATGTAGTACactaaatgaaaatgaaatattagcACTGTCTAATTATAtgcaattttttgttttcaaaAGTGGAGATATGGCCATAAAGCAAGGAGAAAAAG GTTCCTACTTCTTCATTATAAATAGCGGCAAATTCGATGTATACGTAAATGacaaaaaagtgaaaactTTGACCAAAGGATGCTCATTTGGAGAAGCCGCTTTAATACACAATACTCAAAGAAGTGCTACTATAAAAGCAGGAACGAATGGAACATTATGGGGTGTGCAAAGAAGTACATTCAGAGCAACATTAAAACAATTATCAAATAgaaattttaatgaaaatagaaGTTTCATTGATTCTGTATCTGTTTTTGATATGCTAACAGAagcacaaaaaaatatgataaccAATGCATGTgttatacaaaattttaaacCCGGAGAAACAATAGTTAAGCAAGGGGATTATGGAGATGTTCTATACATTCTGAAAGACGGAAAAGCAactgtatatattaatgatgAAGAAATCAGAGTTCTAGAAAAG GGATCATACTTCGGAGAGAGAGCTCTTCTGTACGATGAACCGCGAAGCGCTACAATTATCGCTAAGGAAGTGACATCTTGTGCATCTATTTGTCGAAAATTGTTAAATGTGGTTCTGGGAAATTTACAAGTAGTATTGTTTCGTAACATCATGACAGAGGCTCTTCAACAGagtgaaatatttaaacaaataagTCCCGATCAATTAAATGATTTAGCTGATACAGCTATAGTTAGAGATTATCCAGCAaactataatatattacataaagATAAGATAAAAagtgtaaaatatataatagtattAGAAGGTAAAGTAGAGTTATTTCTTGATGATGAATCGATTGGAATATTGACAAGAGGCATGTCATTTGGAGATCAATATGTACTTAatcaaaaacaaaaatttaaGCATACATTAAAATCGTTAGAGGTATGCAAAATAGCATTAATTACAGAATCATGCTTAGCCGATTGCTtaggaaataataatatagatgCATCTATAgattataataacaaaaaaagtattataaaaaaaatgtatatttttcgaTATTTAACTGATAAACAGTGTAATTTACTTATCGAAGCATTTAAAACAACTCGATATGAAGAAGGCGACTATGTTATACAAGAAGGTGAAGTAGGGTCAagattttatataataaaaactgGAGAAGTagaaatagtaaaaaataataaaagactAAGAACATTAGGGaaaaatgattattttgGCGAAAGAGCGTTAATTTATGATGAACCAAGAACGGCATCAGTTATAAGTACTGTAAACAATTTAGAATGTTGGTATGTTGATAAATCagtttttttacaaattattGAAGGGCCCATGTTAGCACATTTGGAAGAAAGAATTAAAATGCAAGATACTAAAGTAGAAATGTCAGAATTATTAACAGAAAGAATTATAGGTAGAGGTACATTTGGTATTGTTAAGCTAGTTTTACATGAACCCACAAAAATTAGATATGCATTAAAATGTGttagtaaaaaaagtattataGAATTAAAccaacaaaataatattaaattagaAAGAGAAATTACTGCTGAAAATGACCATCCATTCATTATTAGGTTAGTAAGAACATTCAAAGAttctaaatatttttattttttaacggAGTTAGTTACTGGAGGAGAACTTTATGATGCTATTAGAAAGTTAGGTTTATTATCAAGATCACAAGCACAGTTTTATTTAGGCTCTATTATATTAGCAATCGAATATTTGCATGAAAGAAATATAGTCTATCGAGATCTAAAACCTGAAAACATCTTATTAGATAAGCAAGGATATGTCAAATTAATCGATTTTGGTtgtgcaaaaaaaatacatggAAGATCATATACATTAGTAGGAACACCACATTATATGGCACCTGAGGTTATATTAGGAAAAGGATATGGATGCACCGTTGATATATGGGCATTAGGTGTTTGCttatatgaatttatatGTGGCCCATTACCCTTCGGTAATGATCAAGAGGATCAATTAGAAATATTTAGAGACATATTAACAGGGCAATTAACTTTCCCAGATTATGTTACTGATACTGATagtattaatttaattaaaagatTATTATGTAGATTGCCTCAAGGAAGAATTGGATGCTCAATAAATGGATTCAAAgatattaaagaaaatccatttttttccgATTTTGATTGGGATCGATTAGCTGGGCGTTCGCTTGAACCTCCTCTCATTTCGAAAAGTGAAACTTATGCAGAGGATATCGATGTTAAGCAAATCGAAcaagaagaagaagataATGCAAATGCCGAAATTGATGATGAAAATTGGGATATAGATTTTTAA
- a CDS encoding ribosome biogenesis GTPase A, putative, with translation MVNENINLEGINTSRHKQIRKFRMCDVYSKKNISEKKLYFLQNFNKVYNNDFKRKRLRRKEKKEDKTDTENKDWSNVGKYGREVGNSEYFPTFDEYFNNRSKEDYEKLEAEKLKVLTENASTYKDEIRKIMEKSYKSEYEKLKKEDEEDSKISNDVHENLKVTFVMKKNIDNFLFTQYSYMINKLKEKSEILKSLKNVFNNDNNKGSNTSDNVRENNNDQVCSDEKTEKDSNNEKSEKLKTIDKSEDVENGLAFYKKGRNKENNLIEEVNFFKPQKGYAEEKRISTFSDQMFANVKIESNNLLIKGDEYGTNDGGLKLEKGEEVVSNYNNEEEGTELFLKNNVSVLELFKENVKTSLKYKNENIIKNNLNENLLCGRVKVHWFPKFMKRIIMKIPDYIKISDIIIEVRNGIIPFVFDDLYALNMFDIFTNKPKIIVYTNCDRASVKGTEEWGNYYRRKLYWSDKKFNRNIKSDLNASINSGNNNPMKKSAVIFVDAKNGKKEIIVLKKLINRLCERVIESKRKKGIHNYKVKCIFLGLPNVGKSALINKILEIKKTKSYDLPGLTKNIQMYSTKKYELIDTPGIIAHNLYKLRERVYDKNNRILDEIYNKNNKDYSIDNVVNIKNYNSYMHVENNIYLLALCNHISPKMYDIYNIAEVLIQNIYNTYLYDNEYVDLKKIINRYQINFIDCINSQGQFSAYHFIQKLARDRFNNDLNQASMRIVSDFRKNYLGKMTLNYPIYFNKKAITLKRDNQFVNSASDRYVGW, from the coding sequence atggtaaacgagaatataaatttagaGGGTATTAACACAAGCAGACACAAACAAATAAGAAAGTTCAGAATGTGTGAtgtatattcaaaaaaaaatatatcggaaaaaaaattatattttttacaaaattttaataaggTATATAACAATGATTTCAAGAGGAAAAGGCTAagaagaaaagaaaaaaaagaagataaaACCGATACAGAGAATAAAGATTGGTCGAATGTGGGAAAATATGGAAGGGAAGTTGGGAATAGTGAATATTTCCCGACATTtgatgaatattttaacaaTCGATCAAAGGAagattatgaaaaattggAAGCAGAGAAATTGAAGGTTCTAACCGAAAATGCTAGTACATATAAAGAtgaaataagaaaaataatggaaaaaagCTACAAGAgtgaatatgaaaaattaaaaaaagaagatgaGGAAGATAGTAAAATAAGCAACGATGTTCATGAAAATCTTAAAGTTACATTCGTTATGAAGAAAAACATAGACAACTTTTTGTTCACCCAATATAGTTATATGATAAACAAATTGAAGGAAAAGTCTGaaattttgaaaagtttgaaaaatgtttttaacAATGATAACAATAAGGGAAGTAACACAAGTGATAATGTAAGGGAAAACAACAATGATCAGGTCTGTTCTGATGAAAAGACTGAAAAAGatagtaataatgaaaagaGTGAAAAATTGAAAACAATTGACAAATCAGAAGATGTTGAAAATGGATTagcattttataaaaaaggaaggaataaggaaaataatttaatagaagaggtaaatttttttaagccCCAAAAAGGTTATGCAGAAGAAAAGCGAATATCAACATTTAGTGATCAAATGTTTGCAAATGTAAAGATAGAAAGTAATAACTTGTTAATAAAAGGAGACGAATATGGTACTAATGATGGTGGATTAAAACTAGAAAAAGGAGAAGAAGTAGtttcaaattataataacgAAGAAGAAGGAacagaattatttttaaaaaacaatgtATCAGTACtagaattatttaaagaaaatgtaaaaacatcattaaagtataaaaacgaaaacataataaaaaataatttgaatgaaaatttattatgtgGAAGAGTTAAAGTACATTGGTTTCcaaaatttatgaaaagaataattatgaaaataccagattatataaaaataagtgaTATCATTATTGAAGTCAGAAATGGAATAATTCCATTTGTGTTTGATGATTTATATGCACTCAATAtgtttgatatatttacaaataaaCCGAAAATTATTGTTTATACTAATTGTGATAGGGCCTCTGTAAAGGGAACAGAAGAGTGGGGAAACTACTACAGAAGAAAGCTTTATTGGAGTGACAAAAAGTTTAAtcgaaatataaaaagtgatTTGAATGCTTCTATAAATAGTGGTAATAATAACCCTATGAAAAAGAGTGCAGTAATATTTGTTGATGCGAAAAATgggaaaaaagaaattattgttctcaaaaaattaataaatagaCTTTGTGAGCGTGTTATCGAAAGTAAGAGGAAAAAAGGGATACACAATTATAAAGTgaaatgcatatttttaggGTTACCAAATGTTGGTAAATCTGcactaataaataaaatattggaaattaaaaaaaccaAATCATATGATTTACCGGgtttaacaaaaaatatacaaatgtattcaacaaaaaaatatgaactaATAGACACCCCAGGTATTATAGctcataatttatataaactcAGGGAAAGagtatatgataaaaataacagaATATTAGATgagatatataataaaaataataaggatTATTCAATTGATAATGttgttaatattaaaaattataatagttatatgcatgtagaaaataatatatatctattaGCTTTATGCAATCATATATCACCAAAAATGTAtgacatatataatattgctGAAGTGctaatacaaaatatttataatacttatttatatgacaATGAATATgtagatttaaaaaaaattataaatagatatcaaattaattttattgattGCATAAATTCACAAGGACAATTTTCTGCTTATcattttattcaaaaattaGCAAGAGATAGATTCAATAACGATTTAAATCAAGCTTCCATGAGAATTGTCTCTGATTTTAGGAAAAACTATCTGGGAAAAATGACTTTAAATTACCCCATCTATTTTAACAAAAAGGCTATCACCCTTAAACGTGATAATCAGTTTGTTAATTCTGCAAGTGATCGATATGTGGGTTGGTAA